The sequence aaaaatatacaAGTTACTATGTGCAAGTAATATTGCATTGCTTGGGCATCGTTTACATTTTCCTCTGGTGGCAGAAGCATACCTGGTATCCATGTACTTACTGATGGCACTGTTCACAGTAGTGATAAGTTCTATAGGCTGTGTACCTGGTATCTGTGTACTGATGGCACTGTTCACAGTTGTAAGATGTGTTATAGGCTGCATACCTGGTATCTATGTATTGATGGCACTGTTCACAGTAGTGAGATGTGTTATAGGCCATGTACTTGGTATCTATGTACTGATGGCACTGTTCACAGTAGTGATAAGTGTTATAGGCTGCAAACGTGGTATCTCTGTACTGATGGCACTGTTCACAATAGAGATATGTGTTATAGGCTGCGTACCTGGTGTCTAGGGGTGAGGCCCATGTACTGATGGCACTGCTCACAGTGGTGGTATGTGTTATAGGCTGCGTATTTGGACAACCTCATCCTTGTTGTGCGACGCCTCATGTAGACATCTTCCTGTTTTCTTGAGCTTCCTGAAAAACATTCACATAACAGATATCAGCTGCTTTGAACTCACTCTAGTTGTAAAGACTGAACGGCAGTCTAAGGAGATCAACTCACCATCTGCTTCTCCAAAAGACCTTATATATCATTTTGAATACTAGAGTGACTAATGAATGACTAACCTGTGTTTCTGAAAGTAAGCTCTCTGGAGTAAACTGGACTGGCACCTTCATACTTGGGATTATGGACAGTGCAGTCAAAAGGCATCACATTGAAAACAGTGACATCTGGCCACACAGCACCAGTCTTGTGATACTGAACAGAATCTTCCAttacatctgaaaaaaaagatatcacCTTTACATCAGAATGAACCAGGATTGCCTCCCATACAGGTGAATCAAGACATACAACTGGTAATGGTGCTGATTACACAGTATAGTTTCAAACCTATATTAAATAGTGATGCAGCATTATGCACAGTGACCTAAACGGCACATTATATTGGACATACATTGTTACTCACTTGAGTTAATTTCTTCTTCATCGTATATATCTACTTCCGTGGACAAAATACCCAGAAACTGCAGATAGGCACCAGTTTTTCCCACCTAAaagaaaaggcaaaataaaataaactgcattatatttcataaaaaataacagatatttaaaGAGTCAGCCATGTTCTCAATATTTGAAGGCTTTATATTGTTAGTTAGATGGTTGcagttttaaatacctttttggTGAACTAAATATCCCTCAGCCACTTTATTGTTTGTTATACTTTTAACAAAATAGAGAATGACAAATGTATACAGTAAGTGGTGTAAAGTAATATAAATGAAGTGGCTTTGTGGTAAAATGTTAATTAGCAATCATCAGTGAACTACTCATTTAAATGAATCTCACCTGTGGTGGTCCACTAAATAAAAGGCTTCTGGGGTGAAAGTTGTCTGTTTTTTCCTCTGCTATATTTTTACTGTCCATATGATTGTGTTTGGGTATGGTCCATTGACGGTAATACAGAGACTGCTCAGtgcaggtcattatcttgctcaACAAAGGTCGAAAGGAGCTTGCCCAGGTCACTAAATGATGGGGAAGGAAGGACGTGGACTTAGGGAGGCCACTGCTGTCAACCGAGGTGATGACATCATATACAGCTTTGGGCAGGAACACGATAGGCGGTTGGTTTAAACTCTTTGCCCTGGGACATTGTGGCACTGACTGGGATATCACCACATTGTCAGTAGAAGAAGCCGAGCAGTTCAATTTGAAAAGAATCCTTGTGGTTTTCCTTGTTTGCGGGTCACAGGAAGTGCTGCTTTCATTGATTGTTACTTTTAAACTGCTGTCCAGTTGGATCTTGTCTAAGTCTTTAGCACTCTTGTCCGGGTTAGAAAGCCCTGAAGACTGAAGATGTTTCCCAGAAGTGTCAATTGCCGGAGCATGAGTTGTTGACTCACTGCTGAATGCTGAATGTAAAAAACTGCAGTAAATCCTTCTGATCTCATTTCTTAGAAGACATATATAAATCACACTCCACAGCAGTATTCTCACTTCGTAACTATCTTGGAATATGCACTAGATAAAAAAAAGGCTGCATATAGATGAGGCTGCAGAGTCGTGAGAATAAGACCACTGTTAGTACAGGGCTTCTCTTTTGAGAGTTAGGTGCTGTgtgaaaatacacaaatacagaaaGGATGACTCAGTAGTTTTATAAACTGTCTATTCcgtagtatttttaaataaaaaaaatctaaaattatacCACTTGGAGTAGCTAGTAGCTCCAATAAAGCACCGGGGTCTTAATTAAATCAGTTTCATTAGCGAGCAAATAGTTTTAAATGACACTTCAGTTGCTTTTCAACATTCCCCTTTcgtttatggtgtttgcaattatTTCCGTTTTAGAGGAAAATGATAACAATATTGGAGAGACAGATCCCAGAACCACCACCAAAAGAAGTACACCGTAAAATGTAATAAGGTAAGCTGAGATCCAGCATTGGTGAACCATCTCTGAATCAACCCACCCCCTTTCATTCTTTTATAGGGATAGAAGAAACATGCAAGAGAAATACAAACTCCCCTACCCCCATTCACCTGCTATTGTTTACAATGTAGGCTCATAAACCCATCAATAATGCCATTGTGTCCTCAGTCACAGAAAGAGATCCCTGGTGCCGTGTCCACTCACCTTCCATCACTATCGCCTCCTCCTCGTTGTCTGTGCTGCTCAGTGTCTCCGGGTCACTTTCGGTGAGGTCACTAGCTGGAACCTTCTCACTGGGCCCGTGTGACTTGACCAGGTGTGCCGTTAGTCCCAGCTCCTGCTCCAGGGCTGTCCTCGTCAGGTAAGTGGAATTTATTAAACGAAGGTCGCAGTACTTTAAAGACCTTGgtacaaatagaaaacaaattacaattaaacaaaaaatctttcCCCCTAGACCCAGATATTTGGGGTGTGCTAAAACCTGAATTTCAAATCCCAGAAATAGTGAGACCTTTTTATAATGGATCTTTTACAACAAAAAGACATTAACTTGAAGCAGTCCAAATGGTAACCCTAAATCTACGAATCCCCAGATTCATACCAAATTTACAAGAATCAGTCTGCTTCACATCCCTATATATTTATAGCAATAAAGAACACTGGGATGTATATTGCGTGAGATTCGAGGACTATCAAAAGGATTGTGTGGGCTTTGGTTTTCACCAAGAATGTACATTTAGAAACCTTGGCAACGACTCTCCTTGTGGGTTCATTCCAGTGAATATGAGTATGCATGGCAGGGCTTCCAATTCCAAATATGTACGAGGAACCCAGCCAGCATCTTGTATTTTCAGCCACGTCTAGCAGAGATGAAATAAGGAACAAAATGACACTTTTTATTCATAGGTGATAAACCCAGCCTTTAGAGGAGGCCATTGTCTCAATGGGGATAATCATGGTAAATCAACCAATCATTACTTTTTGTtgacagtttatttagtgacaatgTGTAATATATTGTACGCAGCTATGGGGCATCAGTGTACAGAGCAGCAGCACTCATGTTCCTTCTTACAACCTGGTTCTTAATTAAGTCATTTAATCACTATATTAAACAAGACCTGGTAGATCAAGGATATGTGTTGTAAACCATAGCATTCAGGACAACAAGAAAAGatgataaatgaaaatgttacttaCTTTCAGCATTTCCAAAAAGTGCTTTCCAACACTGAGTGCAGTATTAGGACTTCCCAAGATGATTTCGAACTGCTGTTGTAAGCCAAGCTTTTCCCTGACTTGGCACAGGCGCTCATAAGCTACAGCAGCCAGCTGGACTGAGGGGATCCTCAGCAGCACCATGCTGCCGTGGCGACTCGGACACTGTTCTGGGGCGTTGATGAGGTTTTGGATAATCTCCAGCGTTTCCACCGAGGTATATTTCTTCATCTGGGAGAGACCCACTACTGCCATCATGGCCACAGCATAGTGCTGAATTAGGACGTAAGTTCTTATCACAACGCTGTGAAGCTTAGGAAACCTACAACCACATTGAAAAAGAATGTttcttaatgcaaaaaataacatGACTAATAAACTAGAGAGAAGCAACACTGTTGCTGGTAGAAGCAGTAAATGACTGATTggatttatttatagtttttattatgAATAGTAGTGGTTTTACAACCATCATACATTTCTTGGTATTTCATGAATTACATCACACAGCttgtatcagatggaaagaaCATCAAAATACTGATTTAGACTCTTCTCTCTATAAACACCCCTATACACCAGAACCGCTACCGCTTGCTGGAATGAGCACAAATACACCACTAGCCGATAAAGAGGCTAGCAAGCCTCATGTGTTGCCAGGACGATAGAAGCTTTCTGTAAAGCTTTCATTGGTTAACAGCCATATAAAAAAGGGTGTGTGTATAtctgtcattgcatttttttacAGGTGGTTTCTTGCTATAAGACCGGTTGATTGACGTGGGCTCACACCATGCTTTTGAAACAGTTGATCCTTCGGGAGACAACAGGTGTGCAGTGTACCATGAAAAACATATGCAGTGGTGTGGAGGACACCCGATCCAGGAATGCAGTGCATGAAGTGCAAAGCCTGGCGGTGTATAAAGCACGGTTCAAATTGCAAGATCAGATGGCACATAGTGAAAGTTATGTAAGTTTGAACTGTCAATGCTACAAATCATGCAAAACTATTTAATACtgcattgtaacagggagagatctgtgctgactctgctggcgtgttcacgggctgcaggaagagggcggcagtcgtccaacaaccgcctgtgagtcatggcagtgacacggggaggtgggaaagtgggtgtgtagactttccccctctctgaatggctgagaggcgcgtcttgggagattgttagccctataaattaacgctccgttgtttcctcaggtctgcccacttagacgcaccgagagtgcggaagctctgatccaggaccgggaatcaggcgaaacaaagagagtttcacagcgagacagagagagcggggaacccttgggcagaccccggcgtattgtgacagaacaggctagttagcctacagagtaggacggtgatccgggtcgtgcgggtagcgacgaccgggataacgctgccgagtgcagcaccttttatttgtagttttattactgttttattttccattgttcttttcgccttctgttttcattattatttctttgagcacctgcgagtgcacttgctgttcacgtaccagctgtggtatttccgtggtgctgtctatcatcgttgataggcagcccatggtcaacagtgccctctgccggaaaaagcaagaactgtttgaaaataaaactgggcacctgtgtggtgttttcaagtacacctgtctgtctcctagtcagtgaattacccacaccccttccacatgcATATAACTGGACTAGTTATTTTAGAAGCACAATGCTTCTAAGAAAAGATATTCCATAACAGCGCAGACTAAAGCATAACATTTGTTAATAGATaactttgtttagttttgaaaatatttgtttgagtGGGATGGATTACTACTGAGTGTGTATATTAAGGGTTGGAATGTGTAACATATTTGAAGCAGTGTCGCAAATAAAAAAGTAGCGCTATCCTTGTATGTGCTTCACTTATTTACACATGAAGCACTTCTGAATTCAATTAACACTTTAAAAGGGagctacagtatatttttcaattaaaactacacatattttgcttaatttgtatttgtttcacaaGTCATGTTtattgtgttagtttttttatcaACTTTTTTCCATTTGAACAACTTTATTTTGAAGTTGGTCTGGAGTTTTCTTGTAAAATATTGCATGTGATATATGATGTTAGTCCTcaattatgtgttttattaattcaaTTTGTACAGAAAACAACTTAAGAGATGAAGACAAAAATGTGTAGTTTGTACAGCACTAAATCATTTACTCTGTGATATTACATTGGGAATATCACTGGCTAAATGCATAACACTTATTGTTAACACTTATTGAAGCAGCCTGAGATGCTTCAACCCTTACCTTTCTCTGAGAGCCATCACCATTGCCTGGAATGAGCTGTCATATCTCAGTACAGGAAGGCTGTGTCCTGAGCGTGTTGATTCAATCAACTCCGAGAGGCCAAAGTGTTTTGTGTTCTCATGGTACAAGTCAGCATCCTGGCAGGATACAAAAAGAAATAttacttcagaaaataaaaaaaaattaaaaaattgactAGCAAGGCTCTAATACTTGTGAAGGCCACAAAAGTTAGCATATTGCACCATTGTGTAAATTGCACCATGGTGATAGAAAGCTTTTTTCTTCAGTTAGGCCTGAAACAATAAACAGTACTTAAAAGTCCTTTGAAACTTAAAAggtttgttgtttaaaaaaaacattcccctGATGTAGCTAGAAAGTTGCAAGTACCTACATTGCTGCAGGTGGGAGGCCAGTGGATCTCGTTGTAGGGGCTGATGCGTGTGTGCTGTGTCTGCAGGGCGTAGGGGAAGGACGTGACCTGAAGCGTCAGAATGTTCGGAGCCTCCTTGATTTCTCTGCAGTTCAGCAGTCTGTCCACCAGGCCTGCAGGGGAATCGCTTGGACTACTAGCTTCACTGCACGTGAAGAAAGACAAGAGAGAATGACTATCCCTTCTTATAGCTCACCTGTGAAGCATAATGTAAGCCTGTTTAATGAAGGGTTCAACACAAGGGGGAGCTGGGGGAGGTAATTAATAATCTGTCAGTGATGATTGTTCTAGTTGTTTGACCCATACATTATGCACTTCACAAATAtcttacaaaatacattaaagatAAGATCTTAGTTTTTCTTTAGCATTTACAAacagctaaaaatacattatttaagtgACAAAATTGgggtgagtgagtataaagactttttttttggtatttttttctgctttgctgtcttccagttcatttaattgttcttcatccaaatcggcatgtctgcttcctactttgggattttttgcaggtaattggtcactcagtttcatagttacagctggaCATCTCTAACCGCAAGCAAGATGGcataatagataatatatatattatatatatatatatatatatatctatatatatataatatatatatatatatatattaatgggaaagtaattatttttcacataaaaagcatatatatatatattatccgccgggatatatatatatatatatatatatatatatatatatatataaaaacctagCTTGCAAAAATGCAAAAGTAGTAAAAGTAGTACCTGCTTAGATCCCAATGGGCATGGTCATGAACCAGTATAAAGAGTGTGTAGGGGTTCACTCTGGATTTTTGAATGAACGCGTCAATCTTTCCCTGGGCCTCTGAGTCAAGCTTCACCACATACTGCTCTGCTCCTTTCTTAGACATGCAGTACTTCTCCAGTCCCAACTCCAACAAAATTCCTGCCGTACCAAAAACCAAGTTTCTCTGTCTTTCCACATTCTTATACTGTACTATGCCTTTGCCATGACACAACCTGGTTaaccatgctgtttttttttttacattgctttataGTACATCTTATGATATTACAATGGTATACAATACGTCTGAAAACATTACGTAAGCAACAGCAActgtcgatgatggctctaccatgtgatagtTGCGAACGCCTATCTGATATTTGACCATGACTTTCGGCTCGGGGCGCATAACTGTCGTGATCAACTATCGCACACTAGAGCCATCACTGATCACTGATGATAGCCATTAAATTGCCCAGTGTGTTTTTCTCTCATTAGTTTGTAGGTATACAAGCAGAATTTAGGTACTTCAGTTTAGCTGTAAGCatgaatgtaatttttaaaaagtcgGTATACATGCaggttgattttaaatttgattcacagttagTGCTGAGACATTCCAGAGGTCGTCTACTGTCCGTTAGagcccgctagagctggaagctgattggctgacagtactgaatcgttttctaatgtaAGGTAGTAACAattctttgagctatatatagtTTTAAGGGTGGTTAAAACTTGTAGTAAGAAAAGAGTATTGCCACTTGAAGCATTTGGACAGTACTGCTTTTATTTCTAAAACTAACCTTAATCCTTAGACATGGTGACACAGCATAACAACTGCAAGGGGTGGTATTTGTTTACCTGAGCTCCAAAGGTGTAGCACAATCTGTTGAAAAGTCACTTCTGAAGGAGGAACAGAAATCAGGAATTCCACTTTTTCAAAGGAGCCAAGGTCTAGGTTTTGTGTGCTGGAGTCAGCAATGGCACAGACATGGGAAAGTAGTTTCCGAGCCACAACCAACTGGACTGGATGAATTTGATGCCATTCAGCTATGAACTCTGCAAGGTACAAATACTAAGGGTTAATGGAAATGATAGAAACTGACAGAAAATGTCTCTTTTGTAGACTGATCAAAACAGACATAAGATGAGCCACTGTTGGATGTACAGTAGGGGTCTGCATTTCAGAAATACTACTTTAAACCAAGACATAAACAACACTAGAAACACTCAACATATGCTTACTAGAACATTGCCCTTCTTGTTTTGCCATTTCCTCTGACAGTTCAGGATTACTTGACAAGGAAACAGAGCCATTTTTCTCCCGAGAAAACTTTTCCAGTAAAGTATCCACATCTGCTTTGGGCAACAGAAGCACACATTATCACTTTTTTGGAAAGTGTTAAATGTTTGTTACATACAGTAACAGGCCCCAAAATTAAAGTTTTCATTCAGGCTTCAGAAAATCCCATTCCAGTTACATGTGATTAACAGGTATGTACAGATAGTTGTATGCTGCTATTAACCACATTTGaatctggtttcacagatcctatTTAGTACTAATCATGGACTGCCTTACCTAAGGTACCACTAGTTAGTCAAAGATTAGTTAATGAAATGTCAAATCTATACATAACATACATTCTTACCTGGGCAGATACTACTAAAGAAAGCTCTTAGTGCTTCTGCTTTCCCTGTGGCCAGCTCATAGTTAATCTCCTTGAGAGATTCGATTGGAGTGGACATGCTCTCTGCAAGTGCCCGGGCCTGGTGTTTTCCTGAAAAATGAAGGCGTTTTATATTACCATTGTCACATTTCCACTTATGCACAATACTGAAGATGTGTGTAAATATCACACACAACATGTAGTATGttgcaaagtggctggtgattgttaacaggtgcagagatgatgcagtgcaggagtaatcacagataACTGTAATCTAGTTTGGAAAGCTTCATTgctaatccgggtctggtgaccaaaagaatacgcccacacaatacacaacaatgtgtatggGCGGAGCTAAATAACAATGGGTTTTACAGTACCAAATAATAATacttatccgccccacaataatactgtacacggtcaccagtctggggtgtgtgtattagtgcttgtggtgggtgataacaggtatATTTTTGTGAAGTGCTGTTcaggcttgtgctggcccaaaagcaacAGCTCCCGATacgtgtttagctgtctggtgatttaacaaacaagacaattactaacaacacaaataacaaacaaacacgaataTTCTTTTCAGCAATATTTCACAGGATGTAACTACTGCATCTCTCACAGTCCTTTCAGGTCAGTACATAAACCCAAGCgaaaggaaaagattaacaattctccAGCctctttatgctatcacgcatgaccccttggtaaacgattgcagctgcctctattgcttgcagctgctacctcgtttaccttccaggtcaacaCGTTCCtacaacggagtctcgccttcttccaggctgacaaCGGACTGTCAGGGAAAAGAGAAAAggactgtcaggccagcccgtccaaagacttcccctttcgctacttagcaccctcacaggtcaggaggaagatttccaaccagaactcattatatttccatcacaaGTACCAAAAACGATTATAAAGGCTCTCTAGTAAGATTTTTTTAACTACACAAATGTATAATCTGATTAGTGAAAAAGGGTCAGCATAAAATTTGATTAAACTATAATTGGTATTACAACATAAATCCATTAGGTGGCATCGTTCTATCTTACCCACATTTTCTTGGCatatagaaatgtaaataaaaatcacaggaaAAATTCAACTAATTATTTCCTTTAATGAGATCaaagtacatattttaaataacgtGTAACACATGCAAACAAAACGGTATTAAATACCAATCTGTGCTCACCTGTCACCACCACACATGACTCTGTGCCCCGAGATGCTGAAGTGCATAAGATCACTACAAAGTTGGTTTGTGCCAGTTTGCCTTGAACTAGGCACTTGAAAGTTTCCGATAGCCCTTCAGCCAGGGTGTTGGTGGACACAATAACCTGAACGCTGTTGTTGCTGGAGCTGGCGGCTAGCCTGGCCAGCCAGGGAAGCTGGGCTGGGGTGACAGGTTGTTTCTGGCTTGAGCCCTGGGGAGACACTTGGGGGTCTGTCTGCTGATACTGCCTGATTTCAGTCAGGTGAGATTCCCGCCTTGGGTACATGAAGACCTGCTCCAAGTCTTCAATCAGGGGAACCTGGTCTGGTGCTAGACAGAAACGAAAAAGGCAACCCATACAATTTCAAACAGCTATAAGCTAGTACATGTAGCCTATGTTGTGTTAACCACTTCACTggtcaaattatttaaaattcaaaacCCACAATATAACAGTGACCAATCTCTGACTCCAATGGCAACAAAAATAATGACTTTTTAGTTATGATGAAAAACTGTGTCTGTAACCATCAAGGTTTTGAGTTTGTATCACTAAATAGCACTTACCAAGCTGAACCAGGTAGTAGACCGTGAGTAATATCATCCTCTCCACAGAAAGAGGCTGGATGGGGGGAGCCTCATCTTGCTCATAAACTCTGGGGAGAGCCTGGGAATTCTGGTAGCAGGAGTGCAACAGTGGGCTGATTATTACATCATTTACATTTCCACAGAAATAGGGCAAGCTTCCATGACCTGTGGGTGAAGAATATGCCACATATCAGCTGTAAGCCTtgtattcttttgtatttattggttACATTTGACTGACCAGGATAGACCTGTGGGGGTTTATTTAACAAAGGCATGAGTTTTTTATGCTGTACCTGTTTTACAAAGGGAAATATAGACTGTAactgtgcattgtgttttaaattactaTCAATTCCTTAAGGTTAGTTTAATGCATCTCCAtgactgtatatactgtatttcatttgGTGATTGGTTCTAAATCGAACAAGGACCCCCTCCCTCGTATAAGAGAAGTTTAACCTAAGGGATTAAGGGGACACAATGTAGTTCATGCATGTGGTTCTTTCCAGTGCCTTTCACACAATGCTACCTCAGTTAGCTATtagtttacattaaaatataccGGTACGCTAGGGTGTAGCCTTGTGGGAATTTAAACTCATTACCTTTGAAAATCACTGGCTGAGTCCTGCAGATTTTCAGCAGGTTGCCAGGCACAGCCACAGGCTCCTCAGAGGTCACTAAAGGAGAAAGAAGCGGTCCTGCAGGAGTGGGCTGAGATAAGCATGACAAACTCCCACTgtctacagaaacaaaacacaaacacgtgCAAGTCAGATGGCTGAGTTAAGAGGGATCAGTGTGTGTATAATACCAAAGATGTGCAGAATATTAACAAAACATATTATCTATTTTAAACAGCACCATGTTGTGGAAAGGAAGTATAAAGGCAATCTACTGCTTTACCGTGTATACAACtgataactaaaaaataaaattagtcaCTTAACAGTGCCTGATACAAGAAGAAAGAGTCACAGTCCGTATTTTCTTTAGCAGTTTGGCATTTAATGTATGACAAAAATGTTACTTTACATTGTAACTTACCAGCCTTACTTCCATTGTTGACTGGCGTGGGGTTGTTCTTTGCATCAGTAGCTGAAGGAGACTCTGGAGACCAGCCTTTGTATCGTTTTTTAGGTGGACCCGAATTAGCTAAGGTGCCTAAGGAATCGTCAAAATTCTTATTAAGGTGCACTTCAGGGTATTCACACATTACGTTGTAAATATGTTCATAGAAATACATTGCCAAGCTACGGAGAACATGTTCTTACCTGTAGCTCATGGTAATACATGTTCATAAAGCATTAGTCTATTCAGTACACTTCCAGAACATATTCCCTAAATAAACTTTAAGCAGAAAGaattaattaatatttgtttatttaggcatgtgaactatgcatcagcggcagagtcccttacaacaacatctcaaccGAGAAACAGTgtgcaaggaggttaagtgacttgcacaaGGTCAGAcagtgagagagctgggatttgaacccgggaccttctagttacaaatccttttctttaaccactggaccacacagcctccaacaTTCACCACCCGCAGGCACTGGTTTTTATTGTGCCCATTTGATAGCCCATTCTGTAGCGTATTGCACTTGCCAACATTGTAATGCATTGCTGAACAGATCTAATATTTCGTTTTTCATAACAGGAACGGTGTTTTGTTTCAGCAATAAAACAGAtccatacaaaaaagaaaaacttgagcATTATAGGTTTAAAACTGTTGTATGAGAAGTGCGCTGCATCAGATACTGTAGCGCACAACCAGTCATCAGTAACCATGAACTACACTTGAAGCGCTTGAAGGTCAGGGGTTATAAAGCTAACCCTTTTATAGAGATAAAAGTCAAAAAACCCCAAACCTCAGGAAGGAAACATTTAGTTCCATAAAGTCCCGGAGCTGGCATTTATTGATAGTACAAGGGCAAAGGCAAAGAAGACTTTTTAGTACATCCTCCACTGTTAAATGAACTGCAATAAAATGTAACAAGACAGCCCCTTCCTAAAGCAGTGAAGCTGTAAACCATGAAACTCGGTAGGAGAGCCAGGCCCACCTATCACTGAAGGTCTGGTtggctggctgctgctgctgctgctgcttaacgAGAGCTGGGGTCTGTGACAATCTTTGCCACTGTAATGTGCAATGGGAGCCCCTGACACCAGCGGGGGCAGTGCCTGGTCAGCAAGTATACCTGTGGTTACAAAGAAAATGCTTTATTGAACAAACACTTAACATCCCCTGACATTCAACACTGCTGACGGACCAAACGGCACAGCAACTGTCCTGGAATCACTgctcaactttttattttatactaatttctttcaatgtatttttggtacaaaatgtacttattttgaGAAATGAAGCCCTGTATTGTacaaattaacatatttaaataaaccatttagATGTTTTGTAAACAGAATACTttccacaaaaaaatgaaatgttattgtaCTGTTTGCTGTTTGCTAGTATAGAAAGACTTGTACCAAATATTACCCTTCAAGGTAGCACACCTTCTAAACATCAGTATCTTCTGCGCAAGAAAAAATGTGTAGGGTTTTGGTTGGTAAAATGTGTAGTTCTACAGTAGTGTGCTGTTTAGtgaattattttgaaataacCGGTTCCAATAGTCATTCCAGAGCATGGTTTTACCTGTAAGCTGAACACCAGTTACAATAATCTGCCTTCCTGATAAAACAGCTTCTGCTGAGACGATGGCTGGCAGTTGTCCTGGGCCTTGTAGAGACCAGGGAGGAAGGCTTGTGTTGGGGCTGGAGCTAGTCTGACTTCCTctcatttcttaaaaataaaacaaa is a genomic window of Polyodon spathula isolate WHYD16114869_AA chromosome 6, ASM1765450v1, whole genome shotgun sequence containing:
- the LOC121317517 gene encoding protein GREB1-like isoform X2 — translated: MGNSYAGRLKTKSFEEILHNYIEASLRSSNIVPRPIFSQLYLEGEQQITSQEAGRLENKDDVEDDGSESSSPPIPYQMKPPPEGACTIDGFCQSGRDLRLSFISNEQMEVPLGFLLVGVKSPNLPDHLLVAVVDRRFLPDDNGRNALLGFSGDCVGCGEKGFRYFTEFSNHINLNVTTQPKKQKHLRCYLIRNAHGGLTQGPLICWRGTEMRGSQTSSSPNTSLPPWSLQGPGQLPAIVSAEAVLSGRQIIVTGVQLTGILADQALPPLVSGAPIAHYSGKDCHRPQLSLSSSSSSSQPTRPSVIGTLANSGPPKKRYKGWSPESPSATDAKNNPTPVNNGSKADSGSLSCLSQPTPAGPLLSPLVTSEEPVAVPGNLLKICRTQPVIFKGHGSLPYFCGNVNDVIISPLLHSCYQNSQALPRVYEQDEAPPIQPLSVERMILLTVYYLVQLAPDQVPLIEDLEQVFMYPRRESHLTEIRQYQQTDPQVSPQGSSQKQPVTPAQLPWLARLAASSSNNSVQVIVSTNTLAEGLSETFKCLVQGKLAQTNFVVILCTSASRGTESCVVVTGKHQARALAESMSTPIESLKEINYELATGKAEALRAFFSSICPDVDTLLEKFSREKNGSVSLSSNPELSEEMAKQEGQCSKFIAEWHQIHPVQLVVARKLLSHVCAIADSSTQNLDLGSFEKVEFLISVPPSEVTFQQIVLHLWSSGILLELGLEKYCMSKKGAEQYVVKLDSEAQGKIDAFIQKSRVNPYTLFILVHDHAHWDLSSEASSPSDSPAGLVDRLLNCREIKEAPNILTLQVTSFPYALQTQHTRISPYNEIHWPPTCSNDADLYHENTKHFGLSELIESTRSGHSLPVLRYDSSFQAMVMALRERFPKLHSVVIRTYVLIQHYAVAMMAVVGLSQMKKYTSVETLEIIQNLINAPEQCPSRHGSMVLLRIPSVQLAAVAYERLCQVREKLGLQQQFEIILGSPNTALSVGKHFLEMLKTWLKIQDAGWVPRTYLELEALPCILIFTGMNPQGESLPRSLKYCDLRLINSTYLTRTALEQELGLTAHLVKSHGPSEKVPASDLTESDPETLSSTDNEEEAIVMEAFSSESTTHAPAIDTSGKHLQSSGLSNPDKSAKDLDKIQLDSSLKVTINESSTSCDPQTRKTTRILFKLNCSASSTDNVVISQSVPQCPRAKSLNQPPIVFLPKAVYDVITSVDSSGLPKSTSFLPHHLVTWASSFRPLLSKIMTCTEQSLYYRQWTIPKHNHMDSKNIAEEKTDNFHPRSLLFSGPPQVGKTGAYLQFLGILSTEVDIYDEEEINSNVMEDSVQYHKTGAVWPDVTVFNVMPFDCTVHNPKYEGASPVYSRELTFRNTGSSRKQEDVYMRRRTTRMRLSKYAAYNTYHHCEQCHQYMGLTPRHQLCESALHAFSFSYSMLGEEIQLYFIIPKSKEHHFSFSQPGGQLESVKLPLTSDKNPDFIKSPIFTPTTGRHEYGHFNLYHAMEGVSHLNILVIKEYEMAAYKKYWPNHILLVLPSIFNGAGAVHFLIKELSYHNLELERNRQEELGIKPQDIWPFIIVGDDSCVMWNMVDVVPAGDSMSKSSFSERNVSLRHVLQHIEATPAITQYGLCGMRQWSSRQSTGQIREPFSHCHLHDFVLLNVDLTQNVQFNQNRFTCVDVDFNLRAHSAGLLICRFNNFSVMKKQIAIGGQRAFIIKSKYICAPDCKHTFLAAPAPLLLEKYLQHTSHRFFPMSLKNYAHPVLSVDCYLNLGSEIAVCYVSSHPHSINIISSGLHFGGLLLYICDSFVTASFLKKFQFLKGATLCVVCPDRNSLRQTVVRLELEEEWRFWLRDEFQTANPKEDKPLFFLTGERI